A DNA window from Hydractinia symbiolongicarpus strain clone_291-10 chromosome 6, HSymV2.1, whole genome shotgun sequence contains the following coding sequences:
- the LOC130648158 gene encoding THAP domain-containing protein 1-like — MPHCCAHKCNNQSDNNDKVSYHKFPADPKLAQVWTQKHAQQQSEENGKEPSRKKIILKLVPGAVPTLFAYVEKKSSRETSSKRSEAKQRSDIVKNLLKEHKSNKDSSCDHNIPEMLRCY, encoded by the exons atgccCCACTGTTGTGCTCATAAATGCAACAATCAGTCAGATAATAATGATAAAGTATCGTATCATAAATTTCCCGCGGACCCTAAATTAGCGCAAGTGTGGACC CAAAAGCATGCTCAACAACAGAGCGAAGAAAATGGGAAAGAGCCATCGCGCAAAAAGATAATTCTAAAACTGGTACCAGGGGCTGTACCAACATTGTTTGCTTATGTTGAAAAGAAATCAAGTAGAGAAACATCCTCGAAGAGATCAGAAGCTAAGCAACGCTCTGAT ATTGTGAAAAATCTATTGAAAGAGCATAAGTCCAACAAGGATTCATCGTGTGACCACAATATACCAGAAATGTTACGATGTTATTGA
- the LOC130648160 gene encoding uncharacterized protein LOC130648160, with protein sequence MVTGVKAEVDGIIESQALINTEFEKQKTDLQNTKKQVHTLLNCDKKKAQEVINLNKQLTEQNHALTEARSLNDLEQYGRRNMVDVRGLSRIGKENTDQIILGLAEFMNVRMELGDIEISHRTSQDENAAKIVKFASRRIRDQFWENRKKTWDQTADVLGFEGSESYIYINESLTATNGSLFKTARDRLKKEKKK encoded by the coding sequence ATGGTAACTGGTGTGAAAGCGGAGGTAGATGGAATTATCGAGTCTCAGGCACTCATAAATACagaatttgaaaaacaaaaaacggatCTGCAAAACACGAAAAAGCAAGTACATACTCTTCTGAATTGCGACAAAAAGAAGGCTCAAGAGGTCATTAACCTTAATAAGCAATTGACAGAGCAAAATCATGCATTAACCGAGGCGAGAAGTCTGAATGACCTTGAACAGTATGGTAGAAGGAATATGGTTGATGTGAGAGGGTTATCGAGAATTGGAAAAGAAAATACAGATCAAATCATTCTGGGTCTTGCCGAGTTTATGAATGTAAGGATGGAGCTTGGTGACATAGAAATAAGTCACAGAACATCACAAGATGAAAACGCAGCGAAAATTGTTAAGTTTGCGTCAAGAAGGATTAGAGATCAGTTTTGGGAAAACCGCAAAAAAACATGGGACCAAACCGCAGATGTTTTGGGTTTTGAAGGTTCAGAGagttatatatacataaatgaaAGTCTAACAGCAACAAACGGCAGTCTCTTCAAAACAGCAAGAGATCggctgaagaaagaaaaaaaaaaatga